The genomic segment tggccacagatgattattttctatatatatatctatatatctatatatattaaaatatttacttaCCAAGCTGTAATGAGCAAATACCCCCCCAAGCTTTAAGAAAATCTCCATCCTGCAAGAGTTTGAGATCAGGTGTACAAGGAGAATGGTCAGATACAACCATGTCAATATGGCCCTGCAAGAGGGCATTCCAGAGTGCCTCCTACATGATGGGAAAAACATGGTATATTAAACATGTCGATTTAAAGACCAAGTGCACattatcttagaatatcactgtttgCTTCATAATATAAGTTTATTAAAAGATGAACAACCCTATTAACAGGCCTAGGTCTAGTTCTGCATATTCACGGTGTTGTTTCTAATTACAATGTGACCATATTATGCAGGCTTAGAAGAATGTTTGTTAAAATACCATAAAAGCCTGAAGTAGGTTTATAGGGTCTGAACAGAAAAATCAGCTACTATGGGGTGTTATAAACTAATATGAGAGGTTGGGGATCTTTCAGGTCAGGTTGAGACACACAGAGGAATACAGTAAATGTCATAACACCACTTAAGCTGGACAGTTTTCTAGTTTACTAGCCCTCCAAAACATCTCCTAACCAGCTATATCCATATCACATCTGCATTCTACATATATCCTTCACCACCACTGTTCCAAAATAgttatttgcaaaataaaatcatattcCATGCCTTATATTGCAGCTACATGCCTATTAACAAAAAGATATTCGATGCACGATTCCATGGAGACATACTATGATCATCAGTACAGGGGGGCAGTTGTTATCACTACCATTAGTCTTCAAATAGAGTGTTAACGTCACACATTCATTAGAACCTAGAATGAGATAATGAAAAACTCTTGCTGCCACATAACAGGAAATTCATTCTTTGGGCCATTAGTCTTGCCATGGGTCCAGATCAACGCTAGCTATTGTGCTAttcattttttacataattctagtaaaatgagaaaatatgCATGTGTTCATgtttaacatatatttatcaCTTTTTATTAGGATGTATTTGTTTGCCTGAAAACACTCAACCATACCTTGTTGCTGTGTTCTCTAACAGGGGGACAGCACTTGAAGTATGTGGCCCCAGGTGGGATTTTCTCAGCGCTCAGTGTTAAGTAGTGATGTGTAGTCTCTACAGTTAGAGGTGCCCCAGCTTTTTTGGCCTTTCTGATGATTGGGAGAGCCATTGCTGATGAGAGGTGCACAATGTGACAGCGAACTCTGAGATTGGATCAAGAAGGCAATCATTGTTACAGTTTTCATGACGCCATAACAAGACCTGACACTGACACAATGCAAGACATTTCACAAGAATGACTTACTTATACTGTAAGCATAGATTGGCCACTGCTTCCACTGCTGCAACTTCCATGTGAGGGGGGCGAGAGGCAAGGAATGTTTCATATTGCATTGGGTCTGTAAGGTGCACAAAATGATTAGTAAGGTATAGGTGTTCATAAAACTGGGAACTTTACAGATTTAATTTAAGGGATGGTTAACagatcttacaaaaaaaaaaaaacatgagaacaGTGTTCTGCAAAAATTGACCAGATGTCaatcggacaggcttgatttttgttggttcggggactgcaccGGCTCATTGATACGGTCCTCGCTCCAACTTTTCCTATCCTCTCCATTGCAATGCAATAGTTTAGCGCTGAATTGGcaagtggaggtagaatccctattgtttctacctccatatctggcgattgcaggaaagatcgcagttgctatgtgtatggccattcCATTCAAGCACAAAAGCTgctattgtttttttcaaaatttaaacCTGTCAGTTTGTGTTCCCCAATTGTCACTATTACTTATTATTAAATATTGCTTTTAGGCGCAaatcaaaaacatattttagaaTCATAATTAAAAAGGGCAAATTTTTCCCAGATCTTGTAACCTATACCAACTTATTTGATCTTTATTTTCCAACAACTGACCAGAGATTCAAAACACTGTCCTTTAACAATCTTTAcacctttaattacattacccCAACTGTATACCTTTAACATAGAATTAATAAATGATTTTCCTCACCTCCGTTCGTTGGGGCTCTTGAGGGATCATCAAATTCAGCATGAAACTATTACATAAAAAGagttaactttattttttattactgattttttttaatatctctcAGTGTAGAATATAAAAAGGATAGAgaggcaatgctaggggaaacaattatCAGCAGAACCAgatgacacatatcagtttttACACGTACCAGCGCTATCAATACCAAACATATAcagttactgatttttttttaaaattgaaatgtgCATATTGGGGATCAGATTTGGTATGGTATATGGTGAGTCTTTTGTGAGTGATtcgacaataaaaaaaattatggattCAGTGAACCCTTATCATTTTTTAAGGATACATCACCACCTATTATAGTTTAGCTAGATGCCATTGTGccttgcagggccggaactaggggtagtcaGATCAGGCACATGCCAGGGGCATAATGGTATGGGGGGCGCTGTGTACATAGCTCTTATGCCTGCATTCCCCTATCTTGGCCTATCTATGAGCCCAGCGCACTGAATCTCCCCACTCACCGATGCACCTGGTGTGAGAGAACATACAGGCAGTCTCCCTGCCCACCCGTACTGCCAAGGGGGGAGCAGTAATTTTGTATGGTAGGCCTGGCTCTGGTGCCTTGTACAATAGGCTTTCAGTCAGTCGAGGGACCATTTGGCACCATTAAGGAGTTGTGACTATATATCTAAGGTTAATGGCACACATGAAGCTGGAAACCATACCCCATATGCCATAACCCTGAGGGGGAATACTTGGGGAAAAAATCTACTCTAGATTTAACCAGCTGCACTATCATATGTGTATTCTGTTTATTTTGATGTTAATTATTATTGGAAATATAAATGAgaacaaatatattaaagaagTTTGAGTGCCAtcactataattatttttttagctcCTCACCCTTTTGTGATATCTACGCTAGATACAAAAGACTGCATCAAATTAAATATGTTCAGGGAAAGTGTTAGAAAGCTGAAAtccctaaaaaatataaaaagctgcCACCATAGCAAAAACTATCATTGGTCTCCACATTTTCATGCATCTTTGGCTACTGAgggcactgcaaaaaaaaaagtttaaaaatcagTGGTCATTGTTCATTCAAAGCATCAGAAAATCACGCGAATCAGAATTATTGTTGAGCAATCTCCACAACTGatgaagaaaataaatgataatataatAGTTGTTGATCAGCATTGAAGAAGACAAAGACGCTGTAATACAAACAGATGAAACAAGAGATTTAATGATGATGATATGATAAAGCAGGGCTATGAGGCAGAAATGAAAGCTGGAAGATGAAAGGTGGATGATATAATGATTTGACTGCTCAGAGTCAACAAAGTGAGTTCCATTCATATCACTATGGAATCCACACTGAACAGATTGTGCAAACTAACACTGATAGGGTTATTTTGTACTAATAAGGACAGGGAAGTGCACTCCTCAGTTTATAAGAATACAGAGGATAGAAGCTTTATTACTGAGCATATTTTTCCATACAGATACCCAAGAGAATTCTTCCAAAGAGATCCCTGAGAGTATTCTGCCTTACAGATCCCTGAGAGTATTCTGCCTTACAGATcccaacgagctgatgcggtccccgatccgactagattttctaacctgcccgatcgagatctggccgatttcaggcgaGATATcagttggtcgggcaggcccgtcggtagtccccatacacgggtcgattagctgccgaaacggtctaaggcagtgtttttcaaccttttttgggcaaaggcacacttgtttcatgaaaaaaatcacgaggcacaccaccattagaaaatgttaaaaaatttaactctgtgcccagcagcagtgcccccctagtacattggtgccaagagcagtgccccctagtacattggtgcccagcagcagtgcccccctagtacattggtgccaagagcagtgcccccctagtacattggtgccaagaacagtgcccccctagtacattggtgccaagagcagtgcccccctagtacactggtgcccagcagcagtgcccccctagtacattggtgccaagagcagtgcccccctagtacattggtgccaagagcagtgcccccctagtacactggtgcccagcagcagtgcccccctagtacattggtgccaagagcagtgcccccctagtacattggtgcccagcagcagtgcccccctagtacattggtgccaagagcagtgcccccctagtacattggtgcccagcagcagtgccccccagtacattggtgccaagagccagcccccctagtacattggtgcccagcagcagtgcccccataagtcagtgtgccccgtggccccccctaatacattggtgcccagcagcattttactcttcggcggcttcagcagcatcttccccaatgacagggcccggatttttttttgaaagtaaacattgcggccctgcctacggcacaccaggcaacagcggttgaaaaatgctggtctaagggaccgatatcggcagctagaattggcccgtgtatggggacctttacagatcCCTGAGAGTATTCTGCCTTACAGATCCCCGAGAGTATTCTGCCTTACAGATCCCTGAAACTATTCTACTAGCTGCCATCTGCTGTTCATTAGAATGTAATCACTGAAATATGGCTGGCATGAATGTGAGGCAATACATTTTGGGTGACTGAGTTTTGGAAGACTTTATATTTAGTTTGCCTTTTTGATTCCTGCAGGAATTCCTAATTTTTGGCTATTTGTATAATGTGTCAATAAAAAAAGTACAGATGTTGCCTAATCTGCTGGTACAAGTACATGGCATTCCCTGGTCAGTGGTTCATgccaaaaatagaaaaacaaatattccAGAAGGTTGCAAGTCAGTCAGGGTAAATATTTTAGAGGTGAAATGGTGATTTGTACATTCTGTTATTTGAGTTACCTGGTTTGATTAAACGCAAATTGAAACAATTGTGAAATTTTTACTGTGTAATTCTCAGGACCCAATATCCTTGGCATGGCCCTTTCTGTGTATAAAGAAGCCAATTTTGGCACTACAGTCCAAATTTTTGCCCAGCTGCTACAGAGAGGCTACCCCTGAGTGAGTTGGGCCTGTAATATGGGCTACTACAACGGCAGAGAGGATGATTTGAAACAAACACTTTATCCAGGATGTCAGCTTCTTGGTCACACTTTGCTAAAAACAGTGTTGATCCCTGTAATAAATAAGGCCTACAATTTTGTTGTGCATagaggaataaagggtaactgacCACCAATTTTCAGAGGCATGGCTAAATGCCACTCACCAAAAGAACACTGTTGGTCCCCTGAAGCTCTGACATAGCGGAATGCAGGTCCATAAGGCTAACATGAGGGAACTCGGGCACTCCACTGGATATTAGAAAGCACTTAAATCCAGCTACACCAGCATGCAACATTGGTACCAGTTCCAACTGTTGGTCAAGAAGATGCAAATAGGTTATACAGAAACATGTTAATCCAGTAAGATTTAATTATTAACACATAACACATAGATTACATATTACTAATAAATCCCTACTGAACCCACTGTCTTTCAAGTAAAGCTAAAGATATACTAAAAGCCTCAATGGAtataaagagccccacacaatccTCTAAAATACTGTAAAATCACTGTAGAGATGAAATTTGATTTGGACATGCTGTTATCTGAGTTACCTGGCTTGATTAAATAGAAATTGGATATACTAGATATAGAAACAATTCTCAGGATCCAATGTCCTTGGGATGTCCCTTTTTGTGTCTAAAGAAGACAGATGAAAAcagtttctgcatcatttaaaatggtggcaggggaggagggcctaaaacatcaatgttacaaattgtaacaacttctcaacagcttacagacagcatgcaggaactacataacccgcattgcactgtgatgttcctttccttattgacatcatgtgtgcagcgtATTGTGCAGTTTAAAGTATGGAGGCTGAAGGCAGgatgaggacagtcgactacatttttaaaaaaaatcttagtaGTCATCAGCAAACcatattataaaattaaaaaaggctGCAAATGTTTccattgatgtatattgcaaagttgcttgaaattttgtTTACTATTCAAAGATATGTTTGggtcaagttcccctttaagacccCCAATAGATTATATAGTGGCACCAAGATACCCAGTCGTGTACTATTTGAAATAAACACTCAAATATGGCATTTTGGAGCTTGTGATGGGGATGTGGTAGCTAGGCAAAATAGATTGGCTAGATGGCAGCTAGGCCCGAATAGTCTATGAAAACACAATGTTTACGACACAATGACAACTTTATAGGCTTCTTCCTCTTAAAAATATGGACTGCTGACAATACAGGATGCTTGCGTAACTTTTCCATGGTTTTGTGCTGCTATGACACTACTAAGTGTCTCTTAAGTGTCAACATAtaatgcagcactttacaataaCAGAAGGCTGTATTTACCAAATTATACAGGTTACAATCAAACAAAAACTTGCGCAGTAGGTAAATAGGACCCTTTATATTAAAACTTACAACTTGCAAGTGAAATAGCACTAAGAGACACTAGAGGGCACCCCATAGTGCTCATTCTAGGAGCACTCACACCACCCTGCCCACTGCACTCTGCACGGATGAAAAATGAATAGGCATCCAAATGACACACAAGGTGCAGGGTGGGTAGGGGGCTATGGGGAGGCACCTATGTTCCCCTCCACCCACCATTCACAAATACAGTGACTAATGATTGTtccttttttttgcagtttgcaccctATGCTTGGGTTCACAAGTGACCCCTATAGTGTATAAGGAATAAAACTTGCTTAAAGTTTTGGGGTAAATGAGGGAAAAATCATCTGaagaaaaattgagaaaaaaatctgCTGGGAGGGATTTCTCAAGTTGTCTGGAGTTGTTGACTAGTTGGCTGCTAGTGGAACATTCTGAGTGGTTTAGTGAATATGTAAAATCACAGATTTTATGTGGCACAGACCTGTAAAAATTTGTGAGTATCAGATTAAATGAATGTTTTATGGGGCAGAAGAATGGTATTTGAAGCAGTAAACAAGTAACATCATGAATATACAGTTAGGTATATGTAAAAATGTGCTTTAACATATATCTGGAAGCTAAAGCAGATTATTTcagattatatattttttgtgcatCTGCCTACAAATTTTCCCCTGTTTTTATCAATGCTCAGTTTGTCTGTTTTCATGAATCAATGTCTTACCTGGTTACCAGGAATAACACCTCCCCAAAATGCAACATCTACAAAGCACTGCCCCTCAGCAGCCTTTAGTTTGGTGAGAAAATTACTTACAGAGGTGGTTGGTGGCAGGCTATTTCTGAAAGGAGAAtaattagtacagagaaatatgcCTTAATACCTGAACAGATTCAGTGATAAATAAAACATTGGAGGGGAGCACAAATTATTTTGGGTAGGGGAGTAGGCATATTTTCTTGGAACATGGCTAAAGTTTCCAGTCTATTGGGGCTCAAGCTGCCCCATTGTGGTCCAATATT from the Xenopus tropicalis strain Nigerian chromosome 5, UCB_Xtro_10.0, whole genome shotgun sequence genome contains:
- the LOC100498039 gene encoding allantoinase, mitochondrial isoform X2, with the translated sequence MDVPLGSKISIVRSRRVVTGNTISPADIIIKDGKIVGIQPWGKQSITVGSQLLDAGDLVVMPGIIDPHVHVNEPGRTDWEGYSTATRAAAAGGITTIVDMPLNSLPPTTSVSNFLTKLKAAEGQCFVDVAFWGGVIPGNQLELVPMLHAGVAGFKCFLISSGVPEFPHVSLMDLHSAMSELQGTNSVLLFHAEFDDPSRAPTNGDPMQYETFLASRPPHMEVAAVEAVANLCLQYKVRCHIVHLSSAMALPIIRKAKKAGAPLTVETTHHYLTLSAEKIPPGATYFKCCPPVREHSNKEALWNALLQGHIDMVVSDHSPCTPDLKLLQDGDFLKAWGGICSLQLGLSLFWSSARSRGFSLLDIPRLLSSNPAKLSSLDGRKGAIKPGYDADLVIWDPDKEYQVHEASLHHKNKLTPYLGFQLCGETEATIVGGILVYYKGRHCPVPAGKPLLIQTMELPEPSDPYY